TATGTGTGTGCTTTTAATAATGATTATGAAGGACTTGTTGGGCATGAGTTTCATTACTCGAAACTTGAAAACGTCAACGAAAACTACTTTTTCAACCTTGAAAAACTGACAAATAAAAAACTGACACAGGACGGATTCCTGAAAGGAAAGACCTATGGTGGATACGCCCATTTCCACTTTATGAGTGATCCGACCATACTTGATATTATAATGGAGAGACAGCATGGATAAAGGGCTTAAGATAGAGAGCGACAGCTTTGATATTATAGAAAATATGATTAACCTTTCAAAATTCTCTGAGATGGAGAGGCTGATAGTGAAGAAGCTGGTTCATACTACGGGTGATCCGGAATTTGCTGAGCTGACAGTTATTTCTGACGGCGGCGTCAATTCCGGCGTGCAGGCGCTGAAAGCTGGTAAGCCCGTTATCTGTGACGTTACGATGGTTACGGCGGGTATCACAAAAAGATATCTGGAAAAATGCGGTGTGGAAGTGCTCTGTTTTATAAATCATCCGGATGTTCTCCGGATTTCAAAAGAGACAAACCAGACCAGATCAGAGGTTGCGATGGAATATGCCGCAGCGGAATATCCCGACGCAGTTTATGCCATAGGTAATGCGCCTACAGCTCTTTTGAGACTGCTGGAGCTGAAGCGTGGAGGGAAGGTTGACCCGTCTTTTATCGCGGGGCTGCCGGTTGGTTTTGTGAAAGCTGCGGAGTCAAAAGAAGAACTTGCAAAGAGTGATGTACCTCATGTGACTAACAGAGGCACGAAGGGGGGGAGTCCATGTGCGGCGACTGTGATTAACGGGCTTCTTACTCTGGCTGCACAGTGACCATGTCTATTCCGCACTTTTCACATGCAGATATCTTTTCTGCATAACCGCTTCCTGTTCCACTGTTTTTAGTGACAAAACAGTCAGCATTTATCTCGTGTATCAGGGCGATGTTGAATGACTCTGAAAACGGCCCCTGCATGGCGATTATCCGGGAATAATGGAATCCTGCATCAAGACAGGCTTGTAAAGATTTTTCGAATGGGAGCACCCGGGCGTATGACACATCTGCAATACCTGCAAACTTATCTATGTTGTTGCTGCCAGTGGTTATTAGAACTGATTTATAGCCTTTTTCCTGCACAAATGCAGCAGCATCATCGTATGATGTAAACATGTGCATCCTGTTGTAGTGAATATCTTCAAGTGTCCGTATTTTATTTATATATGGAATGTTAAGAGCGGTGCACACTTCAATAGCATTTTTTGTTATCTCTTTTGCGTGCGGGTGGGTGCTGTCTATCACCTGCTTAATTGATTTCTCTTTGATAAATTTGGTTAAACTCCCTGTGGTAAATCTTGTATGAAGAACTTTTGACGGATATCTTTTGTTAAATTCGCTATAGCCGTATTCCGTTGTAACAGAGATAATATAGTCGCTATTGCTGAGTGTTTTAATAATTTCGTGTGTGGTTGATGTTCCGCCAAGAATTAGTATCATGTGCTGTATTTCTCCGTGTAGCCTCGTGGCGAAACCATTTTACCTGATTTTATAAATGTTTTAGTGCTGCCGACAATCACCACTGTACTCATGTCGATCTGTTCAAAATCAAGCTGGCGAAGTGTTGTTACGCAAATCTGTTCATCTTCTCTGTCACAGTTTTTGACCCATCCGCATGGCAGGTCTCCTCTGGCAGTCATAAATTTTTCCACTGCGTATGGCAGTTGTGTTGTACGTTTTCTGCTTCTTGGGTTATAAATTGCGCAGACAAAATCACCTATATTGACAGCGTCAATGCGCTTTCTGATAAGCTCCCATGGAGTCAGCAAATCGCTCATAGACAATATTACCATATCGTCAGAGACTGGTGCACCCAGTTTTGCAGATGCAGAGAGAGCAGACGTTATGCCGGGGATTATCTCTATTGCGTCTACATCTTCTGACAGTTCAAAAACAAGTGATGCCATAGAATAAAGCGAAGCATCACCGCCGCATACCAGAGCAACTTTAAGCCCCTTCGCGCAATGCTCAAGAGCAACTTGAACCCTCTCCATCTCTCCTGTCATGCCGTTTGTGAAAACTTCTGTCCTGGCATTGATTAGCGGAGTAATTTGTTCCACATAGGGTTTGTAGCCACATATCAAATCAGCGTTTTTTATGACGTCCGCTGCTTTGGGAGCAGTAAGAGAGATGTCTCCCGGACCGTTGCCTATTACATAAAGTTTTCCTCTATTTTCCACCTGCTAAGACCTCTCTCGCAATTGCTATTGTAACATCGCCGTATATTTTTCGTTTCAGTATCAGTTCTGCATTCACCCCTGCAAGAACAGCAGATGGCTCCGCTACTCCGGGGATGCCGAAATGCTTCATGGGCGCATCGTATGCGGTGAAGCAGTAGTTGTCGTTTTTATAGTAACTTTCAGGTATAAATCTCAGGTAGAGCTCCAGCTCCTGTGCTGCTTCTATGATGCCTGCCTCATCTTTTTTTAGCCACGCAGAAGACATCATGCGTATGCTGTCGAGAGTGATATGAGCCTCTGCACATGCCGATTTAACTGCATTTATCACAGTGTCTTTCCCTGTGCCTCTCCTGCACCCTATGCCGAGTATATGTATTCTATTTGCTTCTGTCGCAGTGGTTATAACCGGTTGTGCTCCTGTTATCGAGCTGACTAGATGAGCCAGAATATTTGCGCCCCCTTCGTGTCCTGAAAGAGTGCTTATGGCGAATCTGCCCACTTCGTCGCATGTCACAACGGCGGGGTCTGTGTATTTAGATTTTACATGAGGGGCTATCATACGTGTCACAATTCCCTGTGCCATAACAGCTATTATGCTGTTATAATTGCTGAATATTTCGGTAAAGCAGTCGGCTACTGTTGTAAAGTTTCCGCCGAGCTTTTCGGGGTAATACAGCTTTGAGGGTATCTCTGTGTTAATGAGTTTGGCGAGTTTAAGCCCTTTTGTGGTGACAGCTATTACCGCAGTATTACTTCCTGTAGTCATGAGAGAAATCCTTGTTATACAGCTTACTGTACTGTTCAAGACTGTCTGAAAGTGCTTTGCCTATTATTATCAGGGCGTGTTTGTTAATGCCTGATAAATTGTATTTTTCTTCTATGTCGGCGAAAGAGCCTCTGATGATTTTTTCGTCCTGCCAGCTCGCACGGTAAACAACTGCAACAGGTGTTTCCTCTGACCATCCGTTTGCACGGAATCTGTTCAGTACCTCTGAGAGCCTTGTGACAGAGAGGTAGAGGGCAAATGTTCCGCCGTGCTTTGATAGCAGTTCTATCTTTTCATCGTCCGGTACAGGTGTACGCCCCTCTATGCGGCTTATGATAACCGTCTGGGACTGCTCCGGTGCTGTCAGCTCTGTCCGGAGAGCCGCCGCTGCTGCAAAAAGAGCTGTTATACCGGGGATAACCTCATAGGTAATGCCCAGCTTGTCAAGCTCCAGCATCTGTTCTTTTATTGCTCCGTAAAGGCTCGGGTCTCCTGTGTGGAGGCGTGCGGTTTTTGTGCCTTTTGAGGCGGCCGTTTTTATTATGTTAATTATTTCGTCAAGGTTCATTGACGCAGAATCGTATATTTCTGCATCTTCTCTGCAATGAGTGAGAATATCTTTTGAAACCAGACTTCCGGCGTATATGACCGTTTTGCACTCTTTTATGCGGTTAACAGCTTTCAGGGTTATCAGCTCAGGATCGCCCGGTCCGGCTCCTATGAAAAAGACATCACTCATGCTCTCTCCTGATGCCTATCACGACTGAGAGTGAACTGTTATTAAGCTTTTCTGTATCTGTAGGGTTTTGTATTGCAGTTATTTTCTCATTTTCAAGCCCGAGGTCTTCCATTACAAATATATCGTGGGACTCAATCAGACCGATAAGCTTGCTGACTATATTTGCTGCTGAGTTTTTATTATCGCATAGGATCAGAAATTTATCATCGATTATGCCGTCAATGACCTCTGCATCACGTCCGTGAACAGAGATGAAACGGGCGTCCTGCCAAGGCTCACACAGCTTTGCAAAGGCAAGCTGGACAACGCTTACGCCTGCAACGACGTTAACGCTTTTTCGTCCGAACTCCCTGATGATGCTTTTGCCAAGGCTGTAGAAACCTGCATCCCCTGTCACAAGCACTGCAATCTTTTTGTCTAAATTCTCTTTTACAAGCTGTATTGTGCTCTCAACAAGGTGATCGGAGGAGAGCATTACATATTCAGGGTAGAGGTCTTTAAATTTCTTTGACCCTATCAGGATGTCAGCATTATAAAGTGCCTGCACAGCCTCCCATGTCAGATGGTCTATGCTGCCAGGTCCCATTGAAACAATAGTTATATTAGCCATCGTAGTGTCCTTTTAGATTTCCTGCCATATCAAAGAGTACCACCTGCACTCTTTCAAATGTATAATCTTTTTTAACTTTTTCAGAGATTTCTTTGGCAATCGGGGTGAGTTCTGCAATTTTGCATATCTCTTCGACAGTGTTGAACTCACCCTCAAGCCTAAGTCTGTCCGCTATATAGCCCTGAGCCATTGGGGACATTTTCGAATGTGTATTATAATGACCCATTGCTATTTTAGCAAGCTTGCCGGGGTGTCCCGCGAGGGTAATTTTACTGATTCCCCGTTTTTTTGCATGATCAAGGGCGAATCCGGCGTAGTTGCTCATGATAACTGTTTGCACCTCTGGCATGAGTTTCTGCAAGTGTTTTTCGCCTATTTTGCCGGGAACGAGACAGATCTCTTCTGCTCCGTTTTCGCACTGAACGTCTATCTCGCATGCAATTGTGGCAGTGAGTGCCTCTACGCTCATGGGCTCGACTATCCCTGTTGTGCCTATGATGGATATTCCACCTATGACGCCAATCCGCGAGTTGAATGTTTGCTCTGCGAGCCTCTCTCCGTCGGGAACGCTTATGGTGACAGTGCATGAGGTGATACCTGTGCTCAAGACGTTCGCCTTTATCATCTGCATGGGCACAGGGTTTATGGCGGATCCTCCCACAGGAATCTGAAGCCCCGCTTTTGTGACCAGCCCTACACCTATTCCCCCTCTGACAGTTACACGTCCGCTATTGTCCGGAGCTACTGCGGCACAGATGAGCGCACCGTGGGTGATGTCGGGGTCGTCTCCTGCGTCTTTTATAATACACGCTCGTGAGGTGTCGCATGACTGCACTGGGATTGTGAGCTCTGAGCCGTCCGGCAGTTCAATATCAACTTTTTCGGGTTTTACCCCTGTTGAGATGAAGATCGCATGTGCCTTTGCCGCTGCCGTAGCCGCCGAGCCAGTTGTAAAACCTTTTTTCATAGAAACAATAGTGTTGTAAAAAAAAACGAGGGTCAAGAAAATGTTTCTTTTTCGTTGACTGTTTTACGCTTTTAATGTGAAATACGGGCAGGGTGTAGGCAAATTCAGGGAATTTGGTGTAAATCCAAAACAGTCCCGCTACTGTAACCGGAACGAAACTGCAATAGCCACTATTTAGGGCATCAGACCTATGGACGAATGGGAAGGCGCAGGAGTAGGAAAGCTAACTAACTAAGCCGGAAGTCAGGATATCTGATCTGCTGATAAACTTTACGAGGATAGAGGTTCCTGTTTCAACTTTAAACAACTCTTTAAAAGTTCACCCATACAAAATTCCAGGAGGTACTGATGAGAATATTGTCATTAGTCGTGTTAACACTCCTTTTGTCAGGGGTGGTCTATGCATCAGGAGACGGTCATATGAAAGAGGAGAAATCTGCGATAGTTATCACAGCTTTTGGTACAAGCTACGAATCAACACTTAACTCTATTCTTGCGATAGTGAAAGATACTGAAAAGGAGTTTCCGCAAACACCTGTGAGACTCGCCTTCACATCCAACATTATCAGAAAGATATGGAACCAAAGAGACATGGATGAAGATTATAAAAAAGAACATCCTGAAGTCCCTGCACAGCTTTATAAAGTGAAAAATGTTCTCGGCGCTGTTGCTGACCTTCAGAACGAAGGATACAGAAATATCGTTGTACAGTCCACTCATGTGGCAAACGGCGAAGAATTTCAGGATCTTGAGTCTTATGTGAACGGACTCCGCTCAATACACACTATTAAAGAGAAATTTCAGCCGTTTAATGCCATAGCACTCGGGAAACCGCTCACAGGTACAACATCCCACGCAGAAGATGTTGAAATTCTGGCAAAAACTCTGGGTGATGACATCAAGCAGGCAGAGAAAGAGGGCGCAGCGCTTGTTTATATGGGGCACGGTAACGAACATATGGCTCAGGGTGTATACTATGAACTAGAGATCGTTATGAACAGAATGTATGATGTGCCTGTTGCTGTCGGTCTTGTTGAAGGTCTTCCCGATCTTGACACTGTTCTTGATAAACTTAAGAACGCAGGAACCAAAAAAGTTCTGCTTAAGCCCCTGATGATAGTTGCGGGTGATCACGCCAACAACGACATGGCAGGTGATGAAGACGACGCATGGAAAACAATACTTACCAAAGCCGGTTATGACGTTGACCCTGTTCTTGAAGGGCTTGGCGACAAAGCAGGAATAAGGAAAATATTCATTAAACACATTCAGGAGGCTGCGGCTCAGGTCGGAATCGCACTGAAATGAAAGAGATTGAAGTATCGAACCTGACTAAAAATTTCGGCGGTGTTGCTGCTGTGGACGGGATAAGCTTTACTGTGGAAACAGGCAGTATTCTTGCATTTCTCGGTCCAAACGGTGCGGGGAAAACCACAACGGTTAATATGCTCACCGACCTGCTTCAGCCGACATCAGGGGAGATACGCTACCGCGGTGAAGTTTTCAGCTCTGACAGAAGCGATCTGAAGCGTAACATCGGCGTTGTGCCTCAGCATAACAATGTGGACAGAGACCTCTCTGTTTACCAGAATCTTAAGGTTCATGGGATGCTGTTCGGTATGGGGCGCGGTGAGCTTGAAAGACGTATAGAAGAGGCGATGGAGTTTTCCGGTCTGGGCGGACATGCGGGGAAACCTGCGGGGAAGCTTTCCGGCGGAATGAAGCGCAGGCTTATCATAGCAAGGGCGCTTCTGCATGAACCGTCTATCCTCTATCTGGACGAGCCGACGGCAGGGCTTGACGCATCTGTCAGGCGTACAATGTGGGACTTTATCCGCAGTATTAATGTTAATAAAAACTGCACAGTGTTCCTTACCACTCACTATATCGAAGAAGCGGAGATGCTCTCTGACAACGTGATAGTGATAGACAGGGCAAAGATCGTCGCAGAGGGTGACGCTCGGAGCCTTATGGAACGAATCGGACACTGGGCACTTGATATACTCGTAAACGATGTGACAGAGACAGAGTTCTTTGTCACCAGAGAAGATGCTCTTGCGCGGCTTTCTGCTACAAGCGGGACGGCAAAGCTGCGTGAGACAAATCTTGAGGATGTCTATCTCTCCATTACAGGCAGGAGGATAGACGTATGAAGCTGAACGGCGTAAAGGGGATATACTACAGAGAGTTTCTGGTACTTTACAGCAGGCGCTGGAAGGTGCTGATGTCATCGTCCATCTCGCCCCTGCTTTTTCTGCTGGCTTTTGGATATGGGGTGGGGCGTTCGTCCAGTGTGGACGGTGTCGGTTATCTTGCCTTTCTCATACCAGGTCTGATAGCGATGAGCAGTATGAACCAAAGCTACGGCATATCCACAGAGATAAATATCTCACGCTTTTACTTTAAGGTCTTTGACGAATACCTTCTGGCTCCGATCAGGCGCTGGGAGATAGTTGCCGGAGAGATGTTCTATGGTGTCACACGGGGATTTATCCCTGTTTTTATAGTCGGCGTGTATGCAGTCTTTATAGGGGTAAAGCTGACCGTCACTCCGCTGTTTTTTGTGAGCATGCTTCTGCATCTTTTCATATTTTCGCTTCTGGGGCTGATTGTTGCCCTTATGGTTAAAAATCACGGCGATCAGTTCGCTGTAAATACATTTGTGATAACGCCTATGATCTTCCTTTCGGGGACATTTTATCCGGTGGAGAAGATGCCTGTCATTGTGCAGTGGATAGCAAAAATATTTCCACTGGCGTATTCAACGAAACTTATCAGGTATTCACTTATTGGCGGACAACTTAATGTAGGCAGGTATCTGCTGATTCTTCTTCTGATATTTGCCGTTCTGTTTGCGTTTGCCTATCGTGTTGTGAGCAGGGTGGAGGCATGAAAATCTTTTTTGCCGTGTTTCTGGTGATTGTTGTGGGTGTTTGTTCTCTGACAGGTTCAACAGATATCAATATAACTTCAATGACAGATATCCAGAGCAATATCTTCTGGGCAATACGTGTGCCGAGGGTGTTATTTGCCGTTGTTATTGGCGGGATGCTCGGGCTGAGTGGTTCTGTTTATCAGCTTGTGCTGAAGAACCCTCTGGCAGACAGCTTTACTACCGGTGCGGCGTCATCGTCTGCGCTGGGTGCCGTTCTTGCAATCGCTCTTGGTTTCCCTGTGGTGCTGATATCGCCTATGGCTCTTCTGACAGGACTGTGCGGGCTTATGCTGGTTTACAGGCTGTCGTCCTCAAGGGGGCGTGTGGTGAGTCCTGTGACGATGATACTTGCCGGTGTTGTGCTGAATATCGTTGCGTCATCG
This window of the Denitrovibrio acetiphilus DSM 12809 genome carries:
- a CDS encoding sirohydrochlorin cobaltochelatase — its product is MRILSLVVLTLLLSGVVYASGDGHMKEEKSAIVITAFGTSYESTLNSILAIVKDTEKEFPQTPVRLAFTSNIIRKIWNQRDMDEDYKKEHPEVPAQLYKVKNVLGAVADLQNEGYRNIVVQSTHVANGEEFQDLESYVNGLRSIHTIKEKFQPFNAIALGKPLTGTTSHAEDVEILAKTLGDDIKQAEKEGAALVYMGHGNEHMAQGVYYELEIVMNRMYDVPVAVGLVEGLPDLDTVLDKLKNAGTKKVLLKPLMIVAGDHANNDMAGDEDDAWKTILTKAGYDVDPVLEGLGDKAGIRKIFIKHIQEAAAQVGIALK
- the cobJ gene encoding precorrin-3B C(17)-methyltransferase translates to MENRGKLYVIGNGPGDISLTAPKAADVIKNADLICGYKPYVEQITPLINARTEVFTNGMTGEMERVQVALEHCAKGLKVALVCGGDASLYSMASLVFELSEDVDAIEIIPGITSALSASAKLGAPVSDDMVILSMSDLLTPWELIRKRIDAVNIGDFVCAIYNPRSRKRTTQLPYAVEKFMTARGDLPCGWVKNCDREDEQICVTTLRQLDFEQIDMSTVVIVGSTKTFIKSGKMVSPRGYTEKYST
- a CDS encoding precorrin-8X methylmutase → MDKGLKIESDSFDIIENMINLSKFSEMERLIVKKLVHTTGDPEFAELTVISDGGVNSGVQALKAGKPVICDVTMVTAGITKRYLEKCGVEVLCFINHPDVLRISKETNQTRSEVAMEYAAAEYPDAVYAIGNAPTALLRLLELKRGGKVDPSFIAGLPVGFVKAAESKEELAKSDVPHVTNRGTKGGSPCAATVINGLLTLAAQ
- the cbiD gene encoding cobalt-precorrin-5B (C(1))-methyltransferase CbiD, with translation MKKGFTTGSAATAAAKAHAIFISTGVKPEKVDIELPDGSELTIPVQSCDTSRACIIKDAGDDPDITHGALICAAVAPDNSGRVTVRGGIGVGLVTKAGLQIPVGGSAINPVPMQMIKANVLSTGITSCTVTISVPDGERLAEQTFNSRIGVIGGISIIGTTGIVEPMSVEALTATIACEIDVQCENGAEEICLVPGKIGEKHLQKLMPEVQTVIMSNYAGFALDHAKKRGISKITLAGHPGKLAKIAMGHYNTHSKMSPMAQGYIADRLRLEGEFNTVEEICKIAELTPIAKEISEKVKKDYTFERVQVVLFDMAGNLKGHYDG
- the cobM gene encoding precorrin-4 C(11)-methyltransferase, with amino-acid sequence MSDVFFIGAGPGDPELITLKAVNRIKECKTVIYAGSLVSKDILTHCREDAEIYDSASMNLDEIINIIKTAASKGTKTARLHTGDPSLYGAIKEQMLELDKLGITYEVIPGITALFAAAAALRTELTAPEQSQTVIISRIEGRTPVPDDEKIELLSKHGGTFALYLSVTRLSEVLNRFRANGWSEETPVAVVYRASWQDEKIIRGSFADIEEKYNLSGINKHALIIIGKALSDSLEQYSKLYNKDFSHDYRK
- the cobK gene encoding precorrin-6A reductase; protein product: MILILGGTSTTHEIIKTLSNSDYIISVTTEYGYSEFNKRYPSKVLHTRFTTGSLTKFIKEKSIKQVIDSTHPHAKEITKNAIEVCTALNIPYINKIRTLEDIHYNRMHMFTSYDDAAAFVQEKGYKSVLITTGSNNIDKFAGIADVSYARVLPFEKSLQACLDAGFHYSRIIAMQGPFSESFNIALIHEINADCFVTKNSGTGSGYAEKISACEKCGIDMVTVQPE
- a CDS encoding cobalt-precorrin 5A hydrolase, coding for MTTGSNTAVIAVTTKGLKLAKLINTEIPSKLYYPEKLGGNFTTVADCFTEIFSNYNSIIAVMAQGIVTRMIAPHVKSKYTDPAVVTCDEVGRFAISTLSGHEGGANILAHLVSSITGAQPVITTATEANRIHILGIGCRRGTGKDTVINAVKSACAEAHITLDSIRMMSSAWLKKDEAGIIEAAQELELYLRFIPESYYKNDNYCFTAYDAPMKHFGIPGVAEPSAVLAGVNAELILKRKIYGDVTIAIAREVLAGGK
- a CDS encoding ABC transporter ATP-binding protein, whose amino-acid sequence is MKEIEVSNLTKNFGGVAAVDGISFTVETGSILAFLGPNGAGKTTTVNMLTDLLQPTSGEIRYRGEVFSSDRSDLKRNIGVVPQHNNVDRDLSVYQNLKVHGMLFGMGRGELERRIEEAMEFSGLGGHAGKPAGKLSGGMKRRLIIARALLHEPSILYLDEPTAGLDASVRRTMWDFIRSINVNKNCTVFLTTHYIEEAEMLSDNVIVIDRAKIVAEGDARSLMERIGHWALDILVNDVTETEFFVTREDALARLSATSGTAKLRETNLEDVYLSITGRRIDV
- the cbiE gene encoding precorrin-6y C5,15-methyltransferase (decarboxylating) subunit CbiE — encoded protein: MANITIVSMGPGSIDHLTWEAVQALYNADILIGSKKFKDLYPEYVMLSSDHLVESTIQLVKENLDKKIAVLVTGDAGFYSLGKSIIREFGRKSVNVVAGVSVVQLAFAKLCEPWQDARFISVHGRDAEVIDGIIDDKFLILCDNKNSAANIVSKLIGLIESHDIFVMEDLGLENEKITAIQNPTDTEKLNNSSLSVVIGIRREHE
- a CDS encoding ABC transporter permease, with the protein product MKLNGVKGIYYREFLVLYSRRWKVLMSSSISPLLFLLAFGYGVGRSSSVDGVGYLAFLIPGLIAMSSMNQSYGISTEINISRFYFKVFDEYLLAPIRRWEIVAGEMFYGVTRGFIPVFIVGVYAVFIGVKLTVTPLFFVSMLLHLFIFSLLGLIVALMVKNHGDQFAVNTFVITPMIFLSGTFYPVEKMPVIVQWIAKIFPLAYSTKLIRYSLIGGQLNVGRYLLILLLIFAVLFAFAYRVVSRVEA